One Isoptericola dokdonensis DS-3 genomic window, TGCTCGGTAGCGTCGTCGGTGGCCGGCTCGTCCTCGGTCACGGCGACCAGCGAGAGCTTGCCGCGCGGGTCGATCTCACCGATCTCGACCTGGACCTTCTGGCCGATGGACAGCACGTCGTCGACGTTCTCGACGCGCTTGCCACCCACGAGCTTGCGGATCTGGCTGATGTGCAGCAGACCGTCCTTGCCCGGGGAGAGCGAGATGAACGCGCCGAACGACGTCGTCTTGACGACGGTGCCGACGAAGCGCTCGCCGACCTCCGGCACGTGCGGGTTCGCGATCGCGTTGATCGCGGCGCGCGCGGCCTCGGCCGACGGGCCGTCCGTGGCACCGATGTAGACGGTGCCGTCGTCCTCGATGGAGATGTCCGCGCCCGTCTCCTCCTGGATCTGGTTGATCATCTTGCCCTTGGGCCCGATGACCTCGCCGATCTTGTCGACCGGCACCTTCACCGAGATGACGCGCGGGGCGTTGGGGCTCATCTCGTCCGGGGTGTCGATCGCCTCGGCGATGACCTCCAGGATGGTCAGGCGGGCGTCGCGGGCCTGGGTGAGGGCCGCGGCCAGCACCGACGCCGGGATGCCGTCCAGCTTGGTGTCGAGCTGGATCGCCGTGACGAACTCGCTCGTGCCGGCGACCTTGAAGTCCATGTCGCCGAAGGCGTCCTCGGCACCGAGGATGTCGGTGAGCGCCGCGTAGCGGGTCTCACCGTCGACCGTGTCGGAGATGAGGCCCATCGCGATGCCCGCGACCGGCGCGCGCAGCGGCACACCGGCGTTGAGCAGCGACAGCGTCGACGCGCAGACGGAGCCCATCGAGGTCGAACCGTTGGAGCCGAGCGCCTCGGACACCTGGCGGATCGCGTAGGGGAACTCCTCGCGCGACGGCAGCACCGGCACCACCGCGCGCTCGGCGAGCGCACCGTGGCCGATCTCGCGGCGCTTCGGCGAACCGACGCGGCCGGTCTCACCGGTCGAGTACGGCGGGAAGTTGTAGTTGTGCATGTAGCGCTTGCGCGTGACCGGCCCGAGCGAGTCGATCTGCTGCTCCATGCGGAGCATGTTCAGCGTGGTGACACCCATGATCTGGGTCTCGCCGCGCTCGAACAGCGCCGAGCCGTGCACGCGGGGCAGCACCTCGACCTCGGCCGACAGGGTGCGGATGTCCGCGAGCCCACGGCCGTCGATGCGCACGCCGTCGGTGAGGACGCGCTGGCGGATGAGCTTCTTCTGCAGCGCGCGGTACGCGGCCGACAGCTCCTTCTCGCGGCCCTCGAACCGGTCGGCGAGGGCGGGGACCAGCTCCGCCTTGATCTCGTCCAGGCGGTTCTCGCGGTCCTGCTTGTCCGCGATCGCGAGCGCGTCGCGCAGCGTGGACGTGACCTCGGCCTCGACGGCGGCGAACGCGTCGTCCTGGTAGTCGAGGAAGACCGGGTACTCCTTGACGTCCTTCGCCGCCTGGGCGGCCAGCGAGGCCTGGGCGTCGCACAGCGCCTTGAGGAACGGCTTGGAGGCCTCGATGCCCTGCGCCACGACCTCCTCCGTGGGCGCGGTGGCGCCCTCGGACTTGATGAGGTTCCAGGCGTCGTCCGTGGCCTCGGCCTCGATCATCGCGATGGCCACGTCGGCGTTGCCGGCGGCGTCCTGCACGACGCGACCCGCCACGACCATGTTGAACACGGCGCGCTCGAGGTCGGAGTGCTTCGGGAACGCGACCCACTGGTCGTCGATCAGCGCGATGCGGACACCCGCGACCGGGCCGGAGAACGGCAGGCCGGAGATCTGCGTGGACGCGGACGCGGCGTTGATCGCCAGGACGTCGTACGCGTCGTCCGGGTGCATCGCCAGGACGGAGATGACGACCTGGACCTCGTTGCGCAGGCCCTTGACGAACAGGGGGCGCAGCGGGCGGTCGATGAGACGGCAGGCGAGGATCGCCTCGGTCGAGGGGCGGCCCTCACGACGGAAGAACGAGCCGGGGATGCGACCCGCGGCGTACATGCGCTCCTCGACGTCCACCGTCAGCGGGAAGAAGTCGAACTGCTCCTTGGGGTGCTTGCCGGCCGTCGTGGCCGACAGCAGCATCGTCTCGCCGTCCAGGTAGGCGGCGACGGAGCCGGCGGCCTGGCGGGCCAGACGGCCCGTCTCGAAGCGGACGGTGCGGGTGCCGAAGCGGCCGTTGTCGATAACGGCCTCGGCGAACTGGATCTCGGGTCCCTCCACGGGTGCCCTCCTTGTTCTCGAAGGCGCCGCCCGTCCGAGCGACGGTCTTCGATCGAGGCCCCCGGAGCCGTGTCCCGGCGCGAGCCGGGCGGATCGGGAGGCCACTACCGAGGACCGGACGACGGCCCGGTGGCGCGGTGTTGGTGGTACCAGGACATCACACCAGACCAGCCCGGACCCTGCGAGAGGGCCCGGGCTGGGCGGTGGTGTCAGCGGCGCAGGCCGAGGCGCTCGATGAGAGCGCGGTAGCGTGCGATGTCGACCTTCTGCAGGTAGCCGAGCAGGCGGCGACGCTGGCCGACCAGCAGGAGCAGGCCACGACGCGAGTGGTGGTCGTGCTTGTGCTCCTTGAGGTGCTCGGTGAGGTCCTTGATGCGCTGGGTCAGCATCGCGACCTGAACCTCCGGCGAGCCGGTGTCACCCTCGTGGGTCGCGTACTCGGTCATGATGGCCTGCTTGGTGGCAGAGTCGAGCGGCATGTGCTCTCCTTCGGTGTCGTTGCGCGGTGCTCCGGGACCAATTCACCGGGCGCTCTGGATCCGCGGCCGTTCTACGGCACCGTCCATGCTACCAGCGTGCCGCCCGCCGGGATCCGGCGGGCGGCACGAGGTGGCCCACGCCACAGCGCCGGAGGTTCAGTCCCCGTCGTGGCCGGCGGGCGTGCCGTCCGGCTCGGTGCGGAACGACCCGTCCGGCTGCCGGAGCACTCCCGCGAACCGGAGCAGGTCGGGCAGCGTGGTGATCATGCTCCCGTCCTCCAGCCGGACGCCGTCGGCAGGCGTCCACGGGTCCGGGGTGCGCAGGAACGAGTCGTCGTCCCGGCGCAGCAGGTAGACGAACGTCTCGGCCAGGATGCGGCTCCCCACCTCGCCGAGGAAGTTGCCGTTGCCGTGGACCTTCGCCTCCTGGAGCACGTAGAACCACAGCGGCGTGCCGCCGCGGAACGGCTCGAGCGCCGCCTCCATCGCCTCCACGCGGGCCGGCGCCGGGCCGTCGGCCGTCCCTGCGGGGAGCGCGGCCCGGCCGGTCAGCTGGTCGAAGGTCAGGGGCGTCAGACCCAGGTCCTCCGCCACCGCCTCCCCCGTCGGGACCGCCAGCATGTAGCCGCGCAGGAGGTTGCGGTGGGCGAGCTGCTTGAGCATGTCGCTCATCCGCCGGGTGATCGGGTCGCCGCTCGGGTCCTTCGGGACGAGCTCCGGGTCGACCGTGAGGCCGTCGGCGTCCACGACCGTGCCGCCGGGACCCTCGACCCAGCCCTCCTTCCATCCTTCCTTGAGCAGGGCGCGCAACCCGTCGGCGAGGAACGGGTCGATCCGGCGGGCCTTGTGCGCCCCGACCGGATCGCCCTTGTCGACGAGTCGTGACCAGTCGATCGGCCAGTTCGACGGAAGGGCGTCGAGCGGCTGGTCCGGGTCCGGTGACAGGCCGCCGCCCCCGGTGAACCGGAACAGGTCCACCAGCGACGCGAACGGCGCCACGATCGCCTCCGCGCCGAAGTTCTTGTTGTGGTCGTAGCCGTTGCGGATCTGGGAGTGCCCGAACCGGAACGCGGCCACGGCGAACTCCAGCGGCATCGAGACGCGGCGCAGCGGCCTGAACAGGAGCTGGTGCTCGTGCAGCACCTGGTCGAGCACTCCCGGCTTGGTGAGCGTCCGCAGGTAGTCGTGCAGCACCAGCCACTGGTAGTGGTGCCGCACCAGCGTGCGGGCCTCCTCGAAGACGGCTCGCCCGTCGTCGGCGAGCCACGGGCGGGTGCGGCGGACGTGGTCGACGACCGCGTTGTGGAAGCGGATGAGCGCGACGTGGAACTGCGCGACGACGAGGTTCTCGTCGTTGCGACCGTCCGGGATCTTCACCGTCCGGCGCAGCCCGGCGTTCCCGGCCGCCGTCGCCTCCTGCTCCGAGAACCTCGGCAGGTCCCGCTGGTCGTCCGTGCCGGGGTCGATCGGTTCGCCCACCGGCACCGGCGTGAGCCGACCGAGCGCGAGCTTGGCCGGGTCGGCGGTCGCGAAGGCGGTCTCGCTCCGGGTCGGCCCACCGTCCTCGCCCGGGAACCGCGGACCGCTGCCGTACATGCTGTCGATGTCGAGGCTGGGATGGCGGGCGTTGTGCAGGCCGGCGGTCACGTCGCCGGGAGAGAACACGGTGAAGGGCTCGACCACGATGTCACCGGCCGCGAGCGCGCCGAGGTCGGCGCCGTTCGTGTTGAGGGTGATGTCGTGGTCGATGAACTGGCCCCAGTAGGTGTAGACCGCCGGGACGGTCGAGTCCCCGGCGGGGTCGGGCCCGGGCGCCTCGATCATCGCCGTGCCGAGAGCCTCCAGAGCGGCGACCGTGTCGGCCTCGACCTGCGCACCGCCCGACGGCAGGTGCGCGCCCGGGAACCTGACGCGCAGGCTTCGGAAGAGGTAGTCGAACGAGGTCGTCGCGTCGAAGCGACCGGTGTCGTGGTCCTCCTGCACGCAGTACGCCGTGTCGGGCAGGAACGGGGCGTCGGAGGTCCGAGGGTCCGGCGATGCCGGCCGCGTGGTGCGGGGCTCGACGCGGCCGCCGTGGCCCACCCTGCGCACGGTGCGGCCCCGGGGGGAGCGGTTGAGGTCGACGCGGGTGTCCGGTGCGGGCGCGTCCGTGGGTGAGGCGGTGGTGTGCTGGCCGGCGCTGATGTCGTGAGCCGCCATGGCTCGTCCCTTCTCGCAAGGGCGATCGCACCGAGCTCACGCCCGGCACGAGGGGGATGCGCACGAGGTCCGGCCTCACGTGGACGACGGGGCCGGCGGTACGCAGGTGCGGCGCCCGGCTCGCCGTCGTTCGTGGGGCGTGCCGCGTCGCGACGTTCCTCGACCAGGATCACCCCGGCCCTGCCCACAGGGAACGCCACCGCCCCGACACGTGACCTCGTGCCACCAACTTCACCCGCACGGCGTGTCGCCGGTGCGGGCGTGTCGCTCCCGGCACCCGGCCCACCGGGTCGTCTCAGCCGACGTCGGCGGCCAGGATCCGGCGGGCCCGGGCGACGTCGTCGTGCATCTGCGCCACCAGGGGCTCCACGCCGTCGAACCGCAGCGTGGGTCGCAGGTGCTCGACCAGCTCCAGCACGACCTCCTCGTCGTAGAGGTCGAGGTCGCTGCGGTCCAGCACGTACGCCTCGACGCGCCGCTCGACCCCGTCGAACGTGGGGTTGGTGCCGATGGAGATCGCCGCCGGCAGCCGCACGTCCGGGTGCGCGGCGTCCGCGGCGCCCAGCTCCGGACGCACCAGCCAGCCCGCGTACACGCCGTTGGCGGGGACCATCCCCGCGATCGCGCCCAGGTTCGCCGTCGGGAAGCCGAGCTCGCGGCCGCGCGCGTCGCCGTGGACGACGGTGCCGCGCACGCGGTGCCGGCGGCCCAGGACGTCGGCCGCCTGGGCGACGTCGCCCTCGGCGAGCAGCGCGCGTGCCGCGGAGCTGGACCAGCGCTGCCCCGCGCCGTCCGCCGTGGGCAGGCACTCGCCCTCGTCGTCGATCGCCACGACCTCGAAGCCGTGCTCACCGCCGAGCTCGACCATCGTCGCGAGGTCCCCGGCGTTGTCCCGCCCGAACCGCACGTCGTGGCCGACGACGACGCTGCGGGCGCCCAGCGCTCCCGTGAGATAGCTCGTGACGAACTCGCGGGGGGTCTGCGCGGCGAAGTCGAGCGAGTAGGGCACCACCAGGACGGCGTCGAGGCCGGTCGCGGCCATGAGCTCCAGGCGGTCCGTGAGACCGGTGAGGAGCTCCGGCGCGGCCCCGGGCCGGTGCACGGTGGCCGGGTGCGGGTCGAACGTCACCGCGACGGCCGTGCGGCCGTCGGCCCGGGCGAGACGCACGAGGCGGCCCAGCACCGTCTGGTGGCCGCGGTGGACGCCGTCGAAGTTGCCGATCGTCACCACGGACGGGCCGTAGCCGTCGGGGACCTCGTCGATGTCCGTGAACACCTGCACCGGTTCGTGCTCCTCCGCTCGGGGTACGCCACGTCCGGCGCCGACCGTCCAGGATAGCCCCGGGTCGGGGCGACCACCGACGTCGTCAGGCCGGTGCCAGCACCAGCACGGGTCGCGCCAGGTGCTCGCCGCGTCGCGTCGCGTCCTCCAGGAGCGCCACGAGCGTGCCGTCCGGCCCGATCCCGGCGACCGTCCCGGCCGTGCCGGACGCCGGCACCCACTGGCCGTAGCCGAGCGCCCGGGCCTCCGGCTCCGTCAGCTCGCGCACCGGGAACGTCACCCGCGCGGCGTCCGCCGGCGGCAGCGTCGCCAACGTCCCGTCGGCGTCGGCCTGCGCGGCGAGCTCGTCGAGGGTGCGCGCGCCCGCGAGGTCGAAGCCGCCCACCCGGGTGCGCCGCAGCGCCGTCAGGTGCCCGCCGACGCCGAGCGCGGCGCCCAGGTCGCGGGCCAGCGCCCGCACGTACGTGCCGGACGACACCACGACGTGCACGTCCACGTCGAGCACCGGCAGCCCGTCGGCCGACGCCTCCCGGACGTCGAGCACGTCGAACGTGCTCACCGTCACCGGTCGTGCCGCCAGCTCGACCTCCTCGCCGGCCCGGGCACGCGCGTACGCACGCTTCCCGTCGACCTTGATCGCGCTGACCGTCGTCGGCACCTGCAGGAGGTCACCCGTGAGGACGGCGACCTCGCGGTGCAGCGCGGCGGCGTCGACCCCCGCACCCACGCCCGCCGCCGTGACGACCTCGCCCTCGGCGTCGTCCGTCGTCGTGCTCACGCCGAGCCGGATCGTCGCGTCGTACGCCTTGTCGGCCCCGACGACGTACGTCAGCAGCCTCGTCGCCCGCCCCACCCCGACCACGAGGACACCCGTGGCCATCGGGTCCAGCGTGCCCGCGTGCCCCACCTTGCGGGTCCCCGCCAGGCGCCGGCACCGCGCGACGACGTCGTGGCTCGTCCAGCCGGACGGCTTGTCGACGACCAGCAGGCCGTCGGCTGCCGTCGGGCGGCGCTCACCGCGTTGCTCGGCCATCGGGCCGCTCCTCTCGGGCACCCCGGAGCCCGGGGTCCAGGCCGCCGAGGCGTGCCGTGGACCCCGGGCTCCGGGAGGGTCGGTCAGGACTCGTCGTCGTCGTCGGCCCGGTACGGGTCGGCGTCACCGGCGAACTGCTTGCCCTCGCGCAGGGCGGCCAGCTCGGCGTCCCGACGACGGGCCTCGATCAGCGCCGCGTCGAGGTGGGCGGCGGTGTCCGGCACCGAGTCCAGGTGGAACTCGATGCTCGGCGTCAGCCGGATCCCCGTCTGCTTGCCGACCTCGGACCGGATCACGCCCTTGGCGCTCTCCAGCGCCGCGGCGGTGCCCGCCCGCTCCTCGTCGTCGCCGTACACCGTGTAGAACACCGACGCCTGCTGCAGGTCGCCGGTCACCCGCACGTCCGTCACCGTGAGGAAGCCGAGACGCGGGTCCTTGATCCGCGTGTCGAGCATGCTCGCGACGATCTCCTTGATGCGGTCGGCGAGCTTGCGTGCTCGCGGGTTCTCGTTCATCGCTCCTCCTTCTCCTCACGCCGACGGCGCCCGGCCCGACCGCTGCGGCCGGGCCGGGCGCCGTCGTCGCCCTGACCTTCTCAGGAACGCGGGATCTCGCGCATCTCGAAGGTCTCGATGATGTCGCCCTCGGTGACGTCGTTGAACGACCCGAGACCGATACCGCACTCGAAGCCCTCGCGGACCTCGGTGACGTCGTCCTTCTCGCGACGCAGCGACTCGATCGTGAGGTTGTCCCCGACGACCTTGCCGTTGCGCAGGACCCGCGCCTTGCTGTTCCGTCGGATCGTGCCCGAGCGGATGATCGAACCGGCGATGTTGCCGAACTTCGAGGACCGGAAGACCTGGCGGATCTCGGCGGTACCGAGCTGCGCCTCCTCGTACTCCGGCTTGAGCATGCCCTTGAGGGCCGCCTCGATGTCGTCGATCGCCTGGTAGATGACCGAGTAGAACTTGACGTCGACGCCCTCGCGCTCCGCCAGGTCCTCGACGCGCGGACCGAACTTCACGTTGAAGCCCAGGATCACGGCGTTGTCGACCGTGGCCAGGTTGACGTCGTTCTGGGTGATCGAGCCGACGCCGCGGTGGATGACCCGCAGCTGGACCTCGTCGCCCACGTCGATCTTGAGCAGCGCGTCCTCGAGCGCCTCGACGGCACCCGACACGTCGCCCTTGAGGACCAGGTTGAGGGTCTCGACCTTGCCCTGCTCGAGCGCCTTGGTGAAGTCCTCGAGGCTGATGCGCTTGCGGCGCTTCGCCAGGAGGGCGGCACGCTCGGCGGCCTGACGCTTCTCGGCGATCTGCCGGGCGGTGCGCTCGTCGGGCGCCACCAGGAAGTTGTCGCCGGCGCCGGGCACCGAGGACAGACCGAGGACCTGCACCGGACGGGCGGGGCCCGCCTCGGTGAGCGTCTCGCCGTGCTCGTCGAGCATGGCGCGGACACGGCCGTGGGCCGTGCCGGCGACGATCGCGTCGCCGACGTGCAGGGTGCCGGACTGGACCAGGACGGTCGCGACCGAGCCGCGACCCTTGTCGAGGTGCGCCTCGATGGCGACACCGCGTGCGTCCTTGTCCGCGTTGGCCCGCAGGTCGAGGGCCGCGTCCGCCGTGAGCAGGACGGCCTCGAGGAGCTCGGCGATGCCCATGCGGCGCAGCGCGGAGACGTCGACGAACATCGTGTCGCCGCCGTACTCCTCGGCCACCAGGTTGTACTCGGTGAGCTGCTGGCGGATCTTGGCGGGGTTGGCCCCCTCCTTGTCCACCTTGTTCACCGCGACGACGATCGGCACGCCGGCCGCCTGCGCGTGGTTGAGCGCCTCGATGGTCTGCGGCATCACGCCGTCGTCGGCGGCCACCACGAGGATCGCGATGTCCGTGACCTGCGCACCACGGGCACGCATGGCGGTGAACGCCTCGTGACCCGGGGTGTCGATGAACGTGATCGCCCGGTCGAGGCCCTCGTGCTCGGCGTGCACCTGGTACGCACCGATGTGCTGGGTGATGCCACCGGCCTCCCCGGCCACCACGTCGGTGGACCGGATCGCGTCGAGGAGCTTCGTCTTACCGTGGTCGACGTGACCCATGACGGTCACGACCGGCGGCCGCGCCACGAGGTCCTCGTCGGACTCGTCGGCCTCCTCGGCCTCCAGGTCGATGTCGAAGGACCCGAGCAGCTCGCGGTCCTCCTCCTCGGCCGAGACCATCTCGATGACGTAGCCGAGCTCGGCGCCGAGGGCCGCGAACGTGTCCTCGTCGAGCGACTGCGTGGCGGTCGCCATCTCGCCCAGGTGGAACAGGACGGTCACGAGCGACGCCGGGTTGGCGTCGATCTTGTCGGCGAAGTCGTTGAGCGAGGAGCCGTGACGCAGCCGGACGACCGTCTGGCCGTTGCCGCGGGGGACGGTGACGCCACCCAGCGACGGCGCCTGCATCTGCTCGAACTCCTGGCGCTTCGCCCGCTTCGACTTGCGGCCGCGGACGGGACGACCGCCCGCACGACCGAAAGCACCCTGCGTGCTGCCACGACCGGCACCACCGCGACCGCGGAAACCGCCGCCACCGGCCGGTGCACCGCCGGGACGCGCGCCGCCGCCGGCGGGGGCACCGCCGCCGCCGGGACGACCACCGGGACCACCCGGACGGCCACGACCGCCACCGCCGCCGCCACCGCGCGCGCCCGGAGCCGGGCGGTCACCCGGACGGGGCATGCTCGTGCGGCCCGGCATCATGCCGGGGTTCGGGCGCGGACCGCCGGGACGAGGGGCCGCCGCGGCGGGACGGGGACCGCCGGGACGAGGACCGCCCGGACGCTCGGCGGCCGGCTGGCCGCCCTCGCCGCGCTGCTGGCGCGGCATGCCCTGGTTGGACGCGTACGGGTTGTTGCCCGGACGCGGGGAACGCTGCATCCCCTGCTGCGAGGCGTACGGGTTGTTGCCCGGACGCGGCTCACGGCCGGGGCGCGACTCACGGCCGCCCTGACGCTGCTGCCCGGGCTTGGCGCCCGGCTTCGGGGCCGCGGAAGCGGCCGCCGGCTTGGGAGCGCCGCCCGGCTTCGGGGCCGCGGACTGCGCGGGGGCCGGCTGCGCGGGGGCGGCCGGAGCGCTCTTCTCGGGCGCGGGGGACTGCTCGGCCGCGGGGGACTGCTCGGCGGCCGGGGCCTTCTCCGCCGCCGGGGCCTGGGGCGCGGGGGTCGACCGGGGGCCGGGCGCCGGGGCCGCGGACTGCGGCCTCGCCGGAGCGGCCTTCGGCGCCGGCTTGGCAGCCGACTTCGACTTCTCGCCGGAGGCGCCGCCCGCCTGGACGCGGTCGCGCATCATGCGCTCGACCGGAGCCTCGAGGGTCGAGGACGCCGAACGGACGAACTCGCCTGCCTCCTTCAGCTCGGCCAGCAGGGTCTTGCTCTCCACACCGAGCTGCTTCGCCAGCTCGTGGACGCGGATCTTCGCCACATCTCTCCTGTCTCGGCCCTACCGGGACAGGCAGGACCGTCGTTAGTACCGAGTACTCATCGCTGGGGACTCATCGGGTGCCCATCGGCTTCTGACCCGCTTCCTTGTCGACGTAACTCAGGTGCGGCCGGACGTTGGCGTCCGGTCGCGACGGCGGTCGGCTCACGCCGACCAAGTCTCAACGGTCCTGACCCTCCAGATGATCCCGCACCCGCGTCAGGCTCACGGGGCCATCGGCGCGCAGCGCACGTCCGACGGCCCGCCGACGCTCGGCGAGGTCCAGGCAGGCGGGGACCGGATGGATCCATGCTCCCCGCCCCGGCAGGGTCCCCCGGACGTCCACGACGACCGCTGAACGGTCGCCCGACGTCGGGAGCACCAGCCTCAGGAGCTCCGACCGCAGGTCGCGGGCCCGGCAACCGACGCAGGTCCGCACCGGTCCCGTCGGGGACGGGGTGGTGGTGCGTGAGCGCACGGAGTCCAGGGTTCGCGACCCGGTCCCCTGCAGTCTAGCGCGCCTGTTCACGGCACTCGACCAATACTCGACCAAAATCGGGCAAACTCGACCCTCCCGGCGGTCTCAGGCGGCGTCGTCGGGCGTGCCGGCCTCGTCGCCGCCCGGCGCCTCGTCCGACCGGATGTCGATGCGCCAGCCCGTCAGCTTCGCGGCGAGGCGGGCGTTCTGCCCCTCCTTGCCGATCGCGAGCGAGAGCTGGTAGTCGGGGACGATCGCACGGGCGGCCCGCGCGTCGGCGTCCACGACCGTGACCGAGCTCACCCGTGCCGGGGACAGCGCGTGGCCGACGAACTGCGCCGGGTCGTCGCTGTGGTCGACGATGTCGATCTTCTCCCCGTGCAGCTCGGCCATCACGGCACGCACGCGCGCGCCCATCGGCCCGATGCACGCGCCCTTGGCGTTCAGACCGCTCACGTGCGAACGGACCGCGACCTTGGTGCGGTGCCCGGCCTCGCGCGCCACGGCGGTGATCTCCACCGAGCCGTCCGCGACCTCCGGGACCTCGAGCTCGAACAGCTTGCGCACCAGGCCGGGGTGGGTGCGGCTCAGCGTCACCTGGGCGCCCTTGGCGCCGCGGGCGACCTCGACGACGTAGGCGCGCAGGCGCTCGCCGTGCACGTACTCCTCGCCCGGCACCTGCTCGTGCGGCGGCAGCACCGCCTCGGTGCCGCCGACGTCCACCAGCACCACGCGCGGGTCGCGGCCCTGCTGGATGACGCCGGCGAGGACCTCGCCCTCCTTGCCGCGGAACAGCCCGAGCACCTGGTCGTCCTCCGCGTCGCGCAGACGCTGGACGATCACCTGGCGTGCGGTCGCCGTCGCGATGCGGCCGAAGTTCGCGGGGGTGTGGTCGAACTCGGGGCCGAGCTCCACGCTGTCCCGGCCCTCCGGGTCCTCGGGGTCCGGCGTACGGATCTGCTCACGCGCCCACACCGTGACGTGCCCCGACCGGCGGTCGACGTCCACCCGTGCGCTCGTGTAGGCGTCCGGGGTCCGGTGGTAGGCCGAGAGCAGCGCCTGCTCGATGGCCTCGACCAGGACGTCCAGGCTGATCTCCTTCTCGCGCTCCAGCAGCCTCAGCGTGCTCATGTCGATGTCCATCGTCAGCCCTCCTCGCCGTCGGCGGTGTCGTCCGCCTCGTCCTCGAGCCTGCGCAGCTCGACCTCGACCTTGCCCTTGCGCACCCGCGACACCGGCACCTGCGGGCCGTCCTCCAGCACTGCCGCCGGACCGTCCGCGGTGTCGACGACGTCGACCAGGCGGCCCTCGGCCGTCGAGCCGTCGTCGAGGACCAGCTTCACCAGCCGCGTCCGGGCGCGGCGGAAGTGCCGCGGCTCCGTCAGCGGTCGGGTCGCCCCGGGGGTCGAGACCTCGAGGGTGTACGCACCGGCCACCGCGTCCGTGTCGTCGAGGGCGGACGAGACCGCCTTCGAGACCTCGCCGAGGGTGTCCGAGTCCAGCGAGCCGACGACGTCCTCGTCGAGGTCCACCGTCACCCGCACCACCGTGGTGCTGCCCGTCCGGACCAGCCGGACGTCCTCGAGGTACAGGCCCGCGGCGTCCACCGCCGGCGCGACGACCGCCCGCACCCGCTCGTCCGCGGCCTGGCTCCGCCCTGCTGCCATCGCTGCCTCCCGTGGGTCTCTCCCCGCGCCGGGACGTCCCGCGGCCGGTGTGTCGTTGTGTGTCGTCCAGGGTAACGAACCCCGCCGGGCCCGCGTGCCGAACGACGCGTCCCCGCGGGTGGAGGAACGTCACACCCGGACGTGGCAAGATCAGCCACGATGGATCCGCACCGCTCCCCCGCCCGGGCTCGCCGTCGACGCGGCGCCGCGCTGGGTGCCGCCCTGCTCGCCCTGCTGCTGTCCGGGTGCGGGCTGCGGCTCGAGACGCCG contains:
- the infB gene encoding translation initiation factor IF-2; the protein is MAKIRVHELAKQLGVESKTLLAELKEAGEFVRSASSTLEAPVERMMRDRVQAGGASGEKSKSAAKPAPKAAPARPQSAAPAPGPRSTPAPQAPAAEKAPAAEQSPAAEQSPAPEKSAPAAPAQPAPAQSAAPKPGGAPKPAAASAAPKPGAKPGQQRQGGRESRPGREPRPGNNPYASQQGMQRSPRPGNNPYASNQGMPRQQRGEGGQPAAERPGGPRPGGPRPAAAAPRPGGPRPNPGMMPGRTSMPRPGDRPAPGARGGGGGGGRGRPGGPGGRPGGGGAPAGGGARPGGAPAGGGGFRGRGGAGRGSTQGAFGRAGGRPVRGRKSKRAKRQEFEQMQAPSLGGVTVPRGNGQTVVRLRHGSSLNDFADKIDANPASLVTVLFHLGEMATATQSLDEDTFAALGAELGYVIEMVSAEEEDRELLGSFDIDLEAEEADESDEDLVARPPVVTVMGHVDHGKTKLLDAIRSTDVVAGEAGGITQHIGAYQVHAEHEGLDRAITFIDTPGHEAFTAMRARGAQVTDIAILVVAADDGVMPQTIEALNHAQAAGVPIVVAVNKVDKEGANPAKIRQQLTEYNLVAEEYGGDTMFVDVSALRRMGIAELLEAVLLTADAALDLRANADKDARGVAIEAHLDKGRGSVATVLVQSGTLHVGDAIVAGTAHGRVRAMLDEHGETLTEAGPARPVQVLGLSSVPGAGDNFLVAPDERTARQIAEKRQAAERAALLAKRRKRISLEDFTKALEQGKVETLNLVLKGDVSGAVEALEDALLKIDVGDEVQLRVIHRGVGSITQNDVNLATVDNAVILGFNVKFGPRVEDLAEREGVDVKFYSVIYQAIDDIEAALKGMLKPEYEEAQLGTAEIRQVFRSSKFGNIAGSIIRSGTIRRNSKARVLRNGKVVGDNLTIESLRREKDDVTEVREGFECGIGLGSFNDVTEGDIIETFEMREIPRS
- a CDS encoding YlxR family protein; the encoded protein is MNRRARLQGTGSRTLDSVRSRTTTPSPTGPVRTCVGCRARDLRSELLRLVLPTSGDRSAVVVDVRGTLPGRGAWIHPVPACLDLAERRRAVGRALRADGPVSLTRVRDHLEGQDR
- the nusA gene encoding transcription termination factor NusA, giving the protein MDIDMSTLRLLEREKEISLDVLVEAIEQALLSAYHRTPDAYTSARVDVDRRSGHVTVWAREQIRTPDPEDPEGRDSVELGPEFDHTPANFGRIATATARQVIVQRLRDAEDDQVLGLFRGKEGEVLAGVIQQGRDPRVVLVDVGGTEAVLPPHEQVPGEEYVHGERLRAYVVEVARGAKGAQVTLSRTHPGLVRKLFELEVPEVADGSVEITAVAREAGHRTKVAVRSHVSGLNAKGACIGPMGARVRAVMAELHGEKIDIVDHSDDPAQFVGHALSPARVSSVTVVDADARAARAIVPDYQLSLAIGKEGQNARLAAKLTGWRIDIRSDEAPGGDEAGTPDDAA
- the rimP gene encoding ribosome maturation factor RimP, coding for MAAGRSQAADERVRAVVAPAVDAAGLYLEDVRLVRTGSTTVVRVTVDLDEDVVGSLDSDTLGEVSKAVSSALDDTDAVAGAYTLEVSTPGATRPLTEPRHFRRARTRLVKLVLDDGSTAEGRLVDVVDTADGPAAVLEDGPQVPVSRVRKGKVEVELRRLEDEADDTADGEEG